The Streptomyces sp. NBC_00459 DNA segment TGTCGTCTTCGGTCTCGCGAGCGGGATGCACCGGGTCGACCGGAACGTGTTCCTTCTCACCCCGCCCGGCACCGAGGTCGGGGGGCTCATGGGGGGAGCGGGAGTCCCGGGGCACTGAGACCGGGTTCGTCACGAGATCCGTCCCCCGTTCGTAGGAAGGTGCGGCGGACGGAACGGTTCGCCTCGCGGGCGGAGGCCTACGGTCCGGATATGACCCTGCCACTGGACTTACCGCCCGCCCCGGCCCCCGCAGTGCAGGGGGCGGCGCGTCCCGAGCGGCCGAGCGTCACCGAGCTGAGGCTGTCCGCCTACGCGGGGCACCGCCGGGCCAGGTTCCCGCTCGGGCGGCTCACCCTTCTCGCCGGGCCGAGCGGCGGCGGCAAGTCGACCGCCCTCAGGGCGTACGAGTCGCTGGCCCGCCTCGGCTCCGGCGCCGCCGTCGAAGAGGCGTTCCCGGACCCGGCGGCCTGCGTACCGGAACGCGCCCGGCCCGACGCCCAGCGTCGGCGCGGCTTCCGCATCGGCTGTACGGCGGACGGCCCCGAGGGTCCCGTACTGCTCGACGTCGCCGTCCAGGCCGAACCCGAACTCCGCATCGTGGGCGAGCGGTTGAGCGCGGGCGGGGTGGTCCTGCTGGAGACGGCCCTGCGCGATCCCAGCCGGCGCACCGTCCAGGCCGCCTGGCACACCGCCGGTTCGGCGTCGGTCACCCGCGCCCCGATGCCGGACGACCGGCTCGGTACGGCCCTGCTGCCGTTGCGGGTGGCCGGGAAGACCGACGGCCAGCGCCAGGTCATCGCCGCCGCCGAGCAGATGGTGGTCGCCCTGCGCTCCGTCTTCGCCTGCGATCCCCGGCCCGACCGGATGCGCGCGGCGGTGCCGGTGAGCAGCGGGCGGCTCCTGCCGGGCTGCGACAACCTGGCCGAGGTCCTCTGGCGCACCCGGTCCGAATGCGCCATCCGCCACGGGCTGTTGGTCGGCGCCGTCCGCGAGGGCTGCGCCGGCCCGGTCTCGGACGTACGCGCCGACGAGGTCGCCGACGGTCGCGTGCGTGCCGTACTCGACCGGGGAGACGGTCCGCTCACCCACTTCGGCAGGCTGGGCGACGGCGAGTTGAGATACGCGGGTCTGGCGCTGGTCCTGCTCACCGGTCCCGATGTGCTGGCGGTCGACCGGCCCGGCGAGGTGCCCGACGCCCTCCAGACGCTCACGGTCCTGGCCGACGGCTTCGACCGCTCGCTGGACGTACGGCAGCGCGCGGAACTCCTGCGGCTCGCGGCCCGGATGTGCGACCGCGGGCACATCCGCCTCCTCGGGACGGTGAGCGACGCGTCCTGGGCGGAGGAGGTGCCGGGGGTGACGGTGGTACACCTGGAGCCGTGACGGATCAGGAACGCAGTGAAGG contains these protein-coding regions:
- a CDS encoding ATP-binding protein, translating into MTLPLDLPPAPAPAVQGAARPERPSVTELRLSAYAGHRRARFPLGRLTLLAGPSGGGKSTALRAYESLARLGSGAAVEEAFPDPAACVPERARPDAQRRRGFRIGCTADGPEGPVLLDVAVQAEPELRIVGERLSAGGVVLLETALRDPSRRTVQAAWHTAGSASVTRAPMPDDRLGTALLPLRVAGKTDGQRQVIAAAEQMVVALRSVFACDPRPDRMRAAVPVSSGRLLPGCDNLAEVLWRTRSECAIRHGLLVGAVREGCAGPVSDVRADEVADGRVRAVLDRGDGPLTHFGRLGDGELRYAGLALVLLTGPDVLAVDRPGEVPDALQTLTVLADGFDRSLDVRQRAELLRLAARMCDRGHIRLLGTVSDASWAEEVPGVTVVHLEP